One window of the Canis aureus isolate CA01 chromosome 1, VMU_Caureus_v.1.0, whole genome shotgun sequence genome contains the following:
- the ELAC1 gene encoding zinc phosphodiesterase ELAC protein 1 isoform X4, whose translation MSMDVTFLGTGAAYPSPTRGASALVLRCEGECWLFDCGEGTQTQLMKSQLKAGRITKIFITHLHGDHFFGLPGLLCTISLQSGSVVTKQPIEIYGPAGLRDFIWRTMELSHTELVFPYVVHELVPTADQCPTEEQKEFTHVNEMDSLPKEGQGRTILLDSEENSYLLVDDEQFVVKAFRLFHRIPSFGFSVVEKKRPGKLNAQKLKDLGVPPGPAYGKLKNGISVVLDNGVTISPQDVLKKPIVGRKICILGDCSGVVGDGGVKLCFEADLLIHEATLDDAQMDKAKEHGHSTPQMAAAFAKLCQAKRLVLTHFSQRYKPVALAREGEADGIVELKKQAESVLDLQEVTLAEDFMVIGIPIKK comes from the exons ATGTCTATGGATGTGACGTTTCTGGGTACGGGTGCAGCATACCCGTCCCCAACCCGGGGTGCCTCTGCGCTGGTCCTTCGGTGTGAGGGCGAGTGCTGGCTCTTTGACTGTGGGGAGGGGACTCAGACACAGCTTATGAAGAGCCAACTTAAAGCAG GGAGAATTACCAAGATCTTCATTACGCATCTTCATGGAGACCATTTCTTTGGCCTTCCTGGCCTCCTCTGCACAATCAGCCTGCAGAGTGGCTCTGTGGTCACCAAACAGCCTATTGAAATCTATGGCCCTGCCGGGCTTCGAGACTTTATCTGGCGAACCATGGAACTCTCCCACACGGAGCTGGTCTTCCCTTACGTGGTCCATGAGCTGGTGCCTACAGCAGATCAGTGTCCtacagaagaacaaaaagaatttaCGCATGTGAATGAAATGGACAGCCTTCCCAAGGAGGGGCAAGGAAGAACCATCCTATTAGACTCAGAGGAAAACTCGTACCTCCTGGTTGATGATGAACAGTTTGTTGTAAAAGCATTTCGCCTCTTTCACCGAATTCCCTCCTTTGGGTTTTCAGTTGTGGAGAAGAAACGCCCAGGTAAACTCAATGCACAGAAACTGAAAGACCTcg GTGTGCCTCCAGGTCCTGCCTATGGGAAGCTGAAAAATGGAATTTCTGTTGTTCTGGACAATGGAGTTACAATTTCTCCCCAAGATGTCTTAAAAAAGCCTATTGTTGGAAGAAAAATCTGCATTTTGGGTGACTGTTCTGGGGTTGTGGGTGATGGAGGAGTGAAGCTGTGCTTTGAAGCAGACCTGTTGATCCATGAAGCAACCCTAGATGATGCTCAGATGGACAAAGCCAAGGAGCACGGCCACAGCACACCACAGATGGCAGCAGCATTTGCAAAGTTGTGCCAAGCGAAGAGACTAGTTCTGACTCACTTCAGTCAGAGGTACAAACCGGTTGCCTTggccagagaaggagaagcagatgggATTGTAGAACTAAAAAAGCAAGCTGAATCAGTATTAGATCTCCAAGAAGTGACTCTAGCAGAAGACTTTATGGTGATTGGCATTCCGATCAAGAAGTGA